The genomic interval AAGTTCAACAGTTCAAAATCTGGTCTACTTTTTAACGATTGTTGCATCTTTGGAGCTGACGTCTTGGAGGCATGCAAATTGGACAAAGGAATTAGTGAATCCTTGTCCCTAAACAAAGACCCAACTTCTCGAATATATTCTTGGGCAATCAAGGATGTTTCCAAATCGAACGTGGTACTAACATCTGAAGCTTTTGCTGCAGGCGGCTACAACTGGTATTCCATTACTTGTTTTTTAATTGGATCACTGCTTAAGTAAGCTTTGAGCATATATTATTTAAGATATGTTTATTCGTTACATTTGATTTTCGACATGTCTAGGTGTATCTTGATCTATCCAAACTTAGCCACATACAAAGACTCCCTTGGTGTTTTCTTGAGGATGGACAATGCTGCTAACCTTGCTTCCAAGACTAGAGTCTACGTGGAGTATAGCTTTTGCTTGTTAGATATACACAATGGCAAGCACCAGAAGCTTACaggttttgacaatttgattgcACTCCCTGGCTATGCTACAACTCGATCAATCAATTATCTGATTGCGTTTGCTTATTTATTTTGTAGGGAAAAGTTTGTTCTCGTCAGGGAGTTCTGGTTGGGGATGGAATGAGTTCTTAAGCTGGAAAGATGTACAAAATCCATCTAGAGGATTTCTTCACAACGATACATGTATCATTGATGCATCCGTTTGTGTTCTTGGAGTAGACACCATTGCTTGAACACGAATCAACGAGATATTTgtctcttccttctcttttttCTGGGATGAACTTGTCGATTGAATTGATTAAATTTGGAAACACTCTTTTTTTACTTTGACCGGTCAATTTGgcaattgaatctaatttaattttaaataattaacaaTATCCGTTTCGATAATTCTACTCACATTGCATCTTCGGTATTAATTAGTCAAAGAATGATATCTCTGTAGATAAGAGGGATTTTATTCACAGGATGGTTTCCcagatatttttttctttattttcttgtgATAATTTATCTAAGTACCAACTCAACTATGCCTCTCAAATAATCTTATGATGAAAGATGATAGATTCCAATCATCAGTTGAACTTACTTTCGATTATTAGTGACCAAACCAACTAATCTAGTTGAAGTTTTGATCACACAATCCATATCATTTTAAAGCCCGCACTAAAAAAAGCAGCCATTAGTGAACGAATTAGGAACAGATCATAAATGCTATTGGTAATTAGTGACCGAATCAAATATCCATTGCTAATTAGTGACGGAATTAACTATCCATTGCTAATTAACGACGAAATATTATTTCAATCGAAAGATTTAACTAGGgtttaagattttttttcctcTGCTTTCTCCTATCCCATCACCAGCACTATCTTCGGCATGATCACCTCTCTGGCGCAAGGTCTCTCCCCTCTCCTCTTCCCTTTAATTTCCTCTCCCCTTCGACCTCGGTGAGACTGCGGGCTCTCACCCAGGTTGCATGTGCTAGCAAGGCTGCCATGGTATGTGCTCGTGCCGACTAACCTCGCGCTGCCCTCGCGAGGCTAGCTGCACCCTATGCTCGCGTGGGCGGCCTTGCACTATGCTCGAGCCAACCCAGATCAGCGTCTACAAAGATGTtgaaaaaaaattagacaagAGGCTCCTGAAATTGGACTTTGTTACCAAGATCTGGGAGATAGCAGAGACGCGGCTCAAAGCCTACTGATAGTGCATGTGTCAAGAATACAACAAATATGTTATCCCTCATTCCTTCCATGTTAGAGATTTTGTTTAGAAGAAAGTGAAGCCTATGAGAGATATTAGTAAGTTGGAACCTTGCTGAGATGGACCATACCAGGTCACTCACCGACTTGAGAACGAGTTTTATTGCTTGGATGATTTCCAAGGCACTACAATAAAAATGCTGAAAGATAATACTACAAAGACAACTGTTTTAAAAGAAATCATTGTGATTTTGATAAAAGACAATAATTTTTGACAAAACTGTTATATATGAGCTCCCATATAATACAAAAGATAATAATTTTACACTATCTGCTATCGTTGAGtgtattatttttaatcaataaCGTATTTTACAAGGATTTTTCAAAACTATTGTCTTTAAGCcctttttatttatcttaacaaTAGTTGAGACTACGGTGTAGGAAATCATTATCAATGAGAATATTTTTATAGTGCTTGCAACAATGGTACACAAACGGTTATATTATTGTGATAAAGACAATGGTTATAAACCATTGCCAATGAAATTATAACCGTTGTGTTTTTCCTGCTTCAAAAATCGCCCCAAAAATTAGGACACGTGTGCAACTTTCAATagtaatcattaaaaaaattaaataaaaaatcttaACCTAAGAAGCATACACCCGAAACCACAACACTTTGTCCGAAAAATCAACTCCTACGCTGGTGCGATCCCAAAGCCTCTTGCTCTGCTCCCGCCTCGCTTGCTCTCTCTAGCTTTGTCTTCTCCACTTCAACCCCCGTCATCCATCGAATGAGGGCCGGTCTCGAGGCATGTCACTGGGGGCGACGGCCAAGGACCCTCGATTTTTACGGGGCCCCCAAATTTGACATGCACAGAGACAGATCTATTCAAGGGCTATACTAGGCTATAGCCCAGCCCTATCAgcccaaaaaaaaaatatgtataatATAATATCTGATTTTGACTTGCTCAGCCGCTCCCATCTCCAACACATGCGCGGCGTGCTTCATCCGACAACCGGCGACACGGTGAAGGCGAACCGCGACACCGGCACCGTCTAACATCGGAACAACTCCACTGCATCGGTACTACCACACCGGCCCTCGCACGCAGCATATGAGCATCCAGAATCTGGACACAGGAGGACCGAGGACAGGTAACCCTAAATGACAAAATCCCTAAtattttcttctcctcctttctaGTTTCTACTGTATGTTTGCAATCGCCTCCGACTTCATTGTCATGGTCGTGGCCACCATTAAACAGCGAGATCATGTCGTAGCTTGCTGCCGACTTCGCTGCCAAAGCATCGCACATTCTAATGGCGTTGGTCGCGTTGCCGACTTGCCGTGTTGGTTTTGGCATTTTGCTAAAGTCAGCTTCACCGCTTCAATTTCACAAATCACAATATTGGTGCCGTGTtgatttaaaatttgttttttttatggATTGTCATTAGTCATTAGAAGTCGGATTGCTGTTTAATGGATTGTCATCACAAAAATCTTTGATGACTAACTAATCAACACAGCACCAATATTTAAATCCGATATtgtgatttgttttttttatggTCGTGGCTTGTTTTTTTTATGGTCATGGCTTGTTTTTTTTATGGATTTTCAAGCTCGGATTGCAAGGGCATCCAAGCTTGAAAATCTTTGatcagtatggtcttatggactTCTATAGTTCTATTATGATTTGTCATACGGTGTTGAAATTTAAacgtcttttgaacttacaattGATTTTATCAATATTTTCAATTGGCTTTAGCTTTAATAAGATAATAATTTACATTTTATCTCAAGTTATATAATTATTTCCCTACCTAATTCATTATACTTTAAGCCATTAGTAACCTATTACTTGTTTATTTAGGGATTTAATTTTAACTATTTCAAGATGGAACATCAATATGCTACAAAGAAAGGAAAGACATTAATATCATCTTTCTTTAAAAAGAGAGATCGTGAAACTAATGAAAGTACTTCAATTCTTACTACAATGGAAAATCAATCTAGTGAAGGATCTTCTCATTCCTAGTGTCCAAATTTCTTCAATTTCTTCTCCTAGCAAAGACCATCAATCATCGTATGCTTGTATTGAACGAGATccgggaaaaagaaaataaatatgtgAATATCATGTTGATATACGAGATGAGATAAGACGTTCATATCTAAGGATGGGGCCTTATCAACCAGATATGTTGGAGTATCCGACTACAAAATTTGGAAATCAAAATCGTCGATTTCAGAAAAAATGGTTTTAGAAATTTCATTGGTTAGAGTATTCGCCTTCAACAAATAAGgcatattgtttttattattttctttttctgaaTAATATTAATTCATCTAATATCTCAGCACTAGTCAATGAAGGATTTGACAATTGGAAAAGGGTAAACCAAGGAAAAACATGTGCATTTCTTGCCCATATTGGTTCTACAGCTTCTTCACCTCATACTATGTCTGAGAGAAGGGTTGGAAATTTGATGAGACCCTCTCAGCATATTGATAATGTGATGTATGTTTAAgctaaagaagaaaaggagaaaaatcGTTTACGTTTGAAGACCTCAATTGTCACTGTTCGATGGCTAGCACTTCAAGGTTGTGCCTTTAGAGGTAACGATGAATCTCTATCTTCATCTAATCGTTGGAATTTCCTTGAATTGGTGAAGGCTTTTGCAAAAATGAGTACAGAAATTAATGAAGTTGTACTTGAGAATGCTCCAAAAAATGGCCAATATATTGCTCCAGAAATTCAGAAAGATATTTTACATATTATGGCCAATAAGTACGACAGATGGTTCGTGAACAAGTTGGAGATAAATTCTTCtgtattcttgttgatgaagCATGAGATATATCTAAACGGGAGCAAATGACCATTATCTTGAGGGTTGTGAACAATCATGGGATTTTGACAGAAAGATTTTTTGCTATCAAAAGTATTAGTGATACTACCTCATTGAATTTGaaaaaagaaatatcaaatgttCTTGTTCATCATGATCTATAAGTTAAGAAAATCAGAGGCCCAGGATATAATGGTGCTAGCAATATGCGTGGTGCGTGGAATGGACTCCAGACATTATTTCTCAGAGATTGTCCTTATGCATACTATGTTCACTGTTTTGCTCATCGACTACAATTAACATTGGTTTATGCCGCTAAGGATGTCAGTGTTATTTGGGAATTCTTTTCTCATTTGGACAATATTGTCAATATTGTTACTTCTTCTACTAAGCGCATTGCTGAGTTACATACTGCACAAAGAAATGAAATTGAACATATGTTGGCAATTGGAGAACGTGATTCTGGAAGTGGGGCCAATCAGATTGGTAATTTGCAACGGGCAGGAGCTACTCGTTGGAGTTCTCACTATGACTCAGTAAAAAGCTTGATAGGTATGTGCGCTGCAACTTGCAAAGTTTTTGAAGTTCTTAGTGACTATTCTCCAAATGGAAGAACTAAGGCTGAAGTTCGGGGAATTTACAGAAACATGGCAAGCTTTGAATTTGTGTTCATTTTGCACTTGATGCATAAAATTATGAGAACAATAGATACTCTTTGTCAAATTCTTCAAAGAAAATCTCAAGACATTTTGACTGCTATTACATTTGTCTCTACTACCAAAACCATTCTTCAAGAACTTAGAGAATGTGGGTGGAAGAATTTCTTCATGAAGTGAAAGTTTTTTGTTCgagaaatgatattgatgtgccTGACCTTGATTGCCTATATAAGATTGGTCGTTCTCGTCAGC from Zingiber officinale cultivar Zhangliang chromosome 6B, Zo_v1.1, whole genome shotgun sequence carries:
- the LOC121991428 gene encoding uncharacterized protein LOC121991428; translation: MRGAWNGLQTLFLRDCPYAYYVHCFAHRLQLTLVYAAKDVSVIWEFFSHLDNIVNIVTSSTKRIAELHTAQRNEIEHMLAIGERDSGSGANQIGNLQRAGATRWSSHYDSVKSLIGMCAATCKVFEVLSDYSPNGRTKAEVRGIYRNMASFEFVFILHLMHKIMRTIDTLCQILQRKSQDILTAITFVSTTKTILQELRESIDFILMELNTRFNESSVELLSLSTALDPKNSFDSINSDDICKLAKKFYPEDFTNQDIVALEYELIHYKLDVMQNLKASTLVELCQQLTESGRSKV